CGTTCTCTCCTCGGAGCTTCTCAGCCAGATTTGGGCATCCCCAAATGTAGAGTTCCTTCAAGGCGGTAAGGTTCTGTATGCTTTCAGGCAAACATGTGAGGTTGGGGCAGTTGACGATGTTAAATTCTTGTAGGGAAGTGAGTTGTCCCAGCCCTTCAGGTAACACATCTAGGCCGTTGCACTCCTTTATCCAAAGTTCTCTGAGAGAGGTAAGGTTCTCCATGCTTTCAGGCAAACTTGTAAGGTTGGGGCAATCTTTGATAGTTAATTTTTCAAGGGAGATGAGTTGTCCTAGACATCCTGGCAAAATATCTAGGTCTTTGCAATCTCCCAACCATAGTTCTCTGAGAGAAGTAAGATTCTTCATGCTTTCAGGTAAAGATGTCACTAAGGGACAATCTTTGATGTAAAAATGTTCTAGAGAAGTGAGATTCCCCAACCATTCTGGCAGTGTCATCAGGTCCTTCAACGAAGATAAAAGTAGCTTTCGGAGAGACGTTAAGCCGTTGCAGGAAATAACTTCAATTGTCTTAAGGGTGGGGAGATGCCGAAGCCTATCCCACTTGACTGGAGAAAAATTGCAGTTCAATGTTACCAACTCAAAAGGAAGAGCAGAAGACAAAAGCTTCCCAAAACCCCCTTCTGGCAAAACCATGGTGCTGTTATTCAAGCGCCAAAACATACTCCTTGGGGGATATGGTAGGAACTTCAACTTGGGGCAGTGCGTTACTTCCAAACTATGCAAATTAGGGATTAAGAACTCTTCATTGTTTTTACCTGAATGTGTTGTCCACCATTCCGCCAAATTATCCATCGACCTCAACTTTATATATCTTAATTTTGTACAACCTCCACCTCCATAGAATTCCTTGCCAATTTTTCTGATGTTAGGAATATTCTCCATGAATAGATTTCGTAAATTTGGCAGTTGCCCAAATGGAGGAAGATTATCACATGTTCCTAAATTATAAAGGGAGAGGTCGATGAGCAAAGGAAGGTAGGTGGACACGTGAGACATCCAGTTAGGGAAATCCGTGCTCATATACCCCGATAGAAATAAGTGTTCCAGAGTTCGAGGAGGTATGAGCCTCTCCAGCACAGATTTTCCCTCCTCTCCTTGTCCTTCCCAGCTAAGATCTAGCAACTGAAGATCTGATTTATCACGCAGCTTAGCTCTCTCTGCATCTTCTGAATTACTAACATTTTGAAGTTCTGCAACTTCGAGCTCATGGCAAGTCAACTGTGCTAACTCCACAATACTGCTGCATCCTCTATTTTTTATCTGATGTACCTTATGAACTATTCTCTCTGGCAAATTTAGATGTTTTTTAATGTCCTGAGCCTTGTCAAACACATTTGGGTATGTTAACATGGCTACAAATTGAGTGAGTGTAGTCATGTCACGGATGCTATCTGGTAAATCAAGTATATTTGTACCAGAGATGTCCAAGAATTGGAGCATGAGGCCACCTAACCAGGATGGGAGAATTTCAAGCCTCACGCAGTATGACAAATTGAGATGCCTCAACTTAAGCAACTTGCAGAATGAGTCTGGCAGTACTTGCAGCTTGCAACAGCTTGTTAGGTTCAGAGAGTCAAGCTCAAAAAGGTTACCAAAATATTCAGGAAGTTCCATGAGGTCATGGCAATCTGAAAGATCTAAGAATTTCAAATGTATAAGTTTGCAAAAGGATTCGGGCAGCAACGAAACTTTGTAGCAGTCGGAGAGGCTCAAGAACACAAGCTTTTGAAGGTTGCCAAAACTGTTTGGTAGGCTTTCTAGctcatggcaatttgataggttcATATGCTCTAAAGACTGAAGTGTAAGATTGTCAGGTAGTTTGGTTATCTTGGAACAACCTGACAAGTTTAGGAATATGAGTTTCAAAAGGGTGCCAAATTTATCAGGGAGTTTTTTAATGGCGTGACACTCAGACATGTCTAGGTGCCGTAAACATATCAGCTCATAGATGGACTCCGGCAACTCTTGGAGCATGGAACACCCCAATAGATTGAGGAAAGAGAGTTTAGAGAGCTTCCCCAGTGATCCAGGGAGCTTATTAAGGCTGAGATTGCCAGATAGGTCCAAATGGCAAAGCTTGTTGAGGCTAGAGATATTATCAGGCAATGTTTCAAGTGAGCATTTGGATAGAATTAAAGTTTGCATGTATTTTAGTGTGTGGAAAGACTTTGGAAGTGAAGTAATTGGCAAGGATGTGGCATCAAGGTACCTAAGTAGCTTTGATTTATGAATGGATGATGGCATCATTACGCTGCTTGAAGTGGATTGCCCCTCAACTGAACTTCCACTAAGGTCTAAGTTGCTTGAAGTAGACTGCCTCCCAATTGAATGTCCGCTGAAGTCCAACACACGTATGTACTTGGATTGAGCAAATGCCATTTGGGGAAGTTCCAGTTTTGCTGAATAGCTAAAATGGAGGGATCTAGCCATGGTTGGCAGATCTCCGAGAACTTTGGGTTGATCCTGGTAGTTAACCAGCCGTGCATGTCGGCAGTAACGAGCTCTATTCCAACCCCTTGGTTCAGTGGAATTAGCATCTAAAACAAGGAATTCATTGGAAGCAATTATTGATGCAAGATCATGCACCAAATCATGCATGGTGAGCTTGTGAGAAGTTCTGGCATGCGCCGGACCTGGACTAACCTACAAAAGTAAATATTATCAAAATAGTGTAGCAAGCTAAAATATAGAATCCTTTGAAAAGATTAGGTACAATTATAAAGTGATTGATCATTATATATCCAACTACCATGGTTTAAATTATCAAAATACTAACTCCCTTCCGGTTTGTTAGGCTCGTGTAAAAAATAAGAAGCCTCCTATTGTAAGGCTCATTGTCTTTCGGAATAAGCAAATCTAGCTATACCTACATTAAATTCTGTAAAATTTTAGTTTCCAATGTGGAACCAACCAATGCCTGAACGAATGGATGTTGCATAATAAGTAAATGTCATTGTAAGGCTCATTGTGGAGGGTCATGCATGTTGCATTAATATGTTGTCTATCACTTTACTAGGTCCTCCTTGGTTGACGTGATTTATAACATGAGCCTAACAAatcggaaggagggagtaggctGTTTGTACTTTTCACATAGTACGGGAAATGGTAGAGCTAAGTAAAAAAAGACACAACAGATATCTCTGCTCCGATCAATATGGTATACCTCGGTCAGATAAAACAATATGGTATAAATAAATAATTTCTTGGTATCTTTTGTCTACCTATTAATTATATTTAGTAGCAAAAAATACTAGCTAAATGGTCCCGCAATCCTGTAGATTCAAATACAATTTCAATGAAGTAGAAGTATTTCAAAACTGTTTGTTGGAAATTAATAATACTaaaacaaaattcaatccattTATATGTATTAAACTAAAGATACTAAATATAAAACGATAACTAATAACCTTGAACCCCATAAGAGGGTACAATTTATCCAAAGCGGGTTCCTACCCATTGGCTGTATATAACTAGTTCGTATGATTGAGAGAGAGAGTTCAACACTCACCAAGGATGACCTTGAAATATGAAGAAATGACATTCCGAGAAGATAGTTGATACACCTTTCACCATCATCCTCTGTCTGAATGTATCCAAGAGCACTCCATTGCTGGATTAGACGGTATTTCTCCACCACAAAACCCTTGGGGAAGGCCGCCAAATATGTGAAACACATTTTGAATTCAATCTTCATGTAGTTATAGCTAAGCATGAGACACTCCAATGTCTTGTTTTCTCTCAAACCTAAATCAACCTTGGTGTCCCTTATATCTTCCCAGGCCTTGAGAGTCCTTAACTTAAACATTACTTGCCCAAGAGCATTTGCCACGAGCGGTATTCCCCCACACTTCATTGCAATTTGCCTTCCAATTTCTTGCAAACCACTTTGGTCATCACTAGGTCCAAGTGCCCTTTGCTTCATTAGTTCCCAACAGTCATCGGGTAATAGAACGCCCAAACTGATTTGGTCAGACTCAGGTACTGTGCAAAATTTACCTTCTTTTGCAAGAAAACCAGTGCTTAGTGCTTTCACTACACTTTGGTTTCGGGTAGTTACTACAATCCTGCTACCCTTGTAGCCATATTGTAACATCCGCTTCAATTCTTCCAGTTTATCTCCATCTTCTTCCCAGAGGTCATCCAGAACAATCAAGTATCTTGTAGTAGCAAGTTCTTTTTTCAGATTATCATGTAGAAACTGCAAAGTACAGTTATCAAGGTTGATACTACCATTTATGCTTTTCATGATGGCACTCCCAATTTTGTGTAAATCAAACTGATCAGACACATGAACCCAGACTTGGACGTCAAAGACATTGATGCTCTTATCTGCCAAAACCGATTCAGCCAATGTTGACTTTCCTAGACCAGCAAGCCCAATAATTGGAATGATGGAGATATCCTCATTAGCTTCACTTGTCAATAGTAGGCTGATTATTTTGTCTTTCTCGATGTCCCTCCCCACCATTCCAGTTTTCATGCCTTCATTACTGCTGGCTGCAAATGTTTCCTTGTTTCTGCTCCCTTCTGCCCTTGTCACATGAGGCACAAGATTAAGTTTCTGGCCCTCCATTTCTATTTTGTGTATTTTCTTCCTCACGGTCTTCATACTGTGGGCTATGGTCGACCGTTGGAGGAGCTGATCGCTCCCACAACAGAATAACTTGACCTGTAAAACGAATTAGAGCCAATGTCATTTGCCGTTTTCCTTTCATACCGTCAACAAAAAAAAGGATTTGTGCATTATCTCTATGAAGTTGAGAACGAAATGCTCTCAATACTATAGAACTTTATATCGTATATGCTGGCCGTGACTCTGTGCGTGCCCATGCCAGTCCGTCACCCTCATGCTGCAACTGTCTCCCCTGGTCCTACACCAGCACACCCACCGCCGTCCCACATAGTACGGTTCCTAAATAAAGCCGTGATATCACCGGCCTCGCATCAGCTCTCGAGGGACACGCTCTCCGCCGTGGCACCTCCATTTCAAGACCTCGTGCGACAAGCCATCGCGGTGGACGGCACTACCGATCTCAGTCTCCTTCCCCGGCCAAAGCCGCAGCAGGCAGCGACCGTGCCGGTCATGATGATTGGATCTTTTTTAGAAGAGGTCATGGACAATTGGATTTTTTTTAGAGCAATCCGCCAATCATGGatgatttgattttttttttttgagacaatcTCACGAAGCCTTTATTAATTCGTCACAATGTTTACAGGGGCGGAAGGAAGATCTCCAGGATGACCCCAGGATTCTGTGTTATTGTTTATTAGGAGAGCATGGGCTGCCTAGACTGGGTTCAGCCCATGATGAAATACTAGCATCACGTAGCTATCTAAAAAAACGCAGTTATCCCAACATAAAAAAAAGTCGCATCACGTAGGAGCAGAGCAGGGGTAAACGAAAGTAATCTTCTGCTCGCAAGCTCACTTGAGCTCGCGATGAAAAGTAAAATCCCAaagaaatgaaaaagaaaataaTAAAATTCTTTTTTTGTGAACTTTGACAAATGTTTGAAGTGGTTCCAAAATTTCATCATGAAATGACATTCAttgaagtcgtggcaaaaaaaaaatCAGCACTTCAAAATGCTTAAGTAAATAACACTTTTGAAGCATCAATTTTATTTTCCTTCTGCCACAACTTCCATGAATGTCATTCTTTGAAGAAATTGTGTGACCACTAAAAACATTTGTCAATGTTTGCTCCAGGACAAGGTCGGAATCTTTTAATTTTTTCGAATTTTACTGTTCACTCGAGAGTTCAGAAACTCTGATCTAGGGGTGGGGGGAGGCAATAATTACGCGCACGCTCCCTTCCAACATCTTTTGAGTTCATTAACTTTTTAGAAAAATTCATTTACATTTTTAAAATTATGAATACtgtcaaaattcatatttttttccCAAATTCATGACCATTTCTAAAATTCAATTTTATTTTCCAAATTCATGATTTTTATTGCAAATTCATTAATATTTTGAAAAATTATAAAATCGTTTCAGATTTGTGAAAACTGTAAAATTCTTGAACGTTTTAGTAAATTTTGGAATAAATTTTTTCTTTTTTAAAAATTAAAAACAGTCGGAAGCCAGCAATAGTATAAACATAAGTAAGCAGTATCAGAGGTGAGAAAGAAAAATAAGTGAGGCCTCGTCCGACCGAGTTCCAACATTGGGACTTGGACAACGTTGTTCCAACATTAAAGTCGTTGAATATGTCTCAAAAAAAATTTTGAAAGTCGTTGAATGGTAGCACCCGACGTCTATTGGTTCGGCCGCCCCTATGTCTCGTCTTCAGCGAGAGTGGTAAGAACCCTCGCTAAAGGGGAGACCAAGTTGGGCCGGGCCAGGAGCGCGGGAGGTGGCAACCTCCTGTTTTATGTTTTTTACGTTTTCTGTTTGGTTATGTTGCTTTattatttaattttttttataCTTTAAAATACTCTAAATATATCTTAGAAAAAAACACTATAAtttgaaagaaaataaaaaagcatttgaaaaatgttaaatttaTATAAAAAGGTTTATCACACTTACAAAATTTGAATAAAAAATGTTTGTAAAATATTTAtctgtattaaaaaatgttaatcaagcatttgaatttttttaaccaAGTACTTAAATTTTTTTGATAAAGAATTCGAAATATCTTAAATGTAGAAAAAaggttgaccatgtattaaaaaagtaCTGAATTTATTTTATCATGTATATAAACAATTAATGAAgcctttaaaaaaatgttgaataaCTAATTGAAAAACGGtgatcaagcatttgaaaaatgttaaatttgTATAGAAAAAATGGTGCCATGTATTAAACAATGATGAAAGTTTTTATCATGTATATAAACATGTTAATCAACCATTTGAAAAAATGTGGaataagtatttgaaaaatggtgaccaagcatttgaaaaatgctaaatgtgtatagaaaaaatgttgaccatgtattaaaaaaagaTGAGTTTTTCTATCATGTATATAAACAtcttaatcaagcatttgaaaaaaaatgaatAAGTGTTTGAAAAATTGTGTttagaaaattaaaaaaatgttaaatatgtatagaaaaaatgttttgACCATGTCGTAAGAAAATGAATAGTTTTTttatcatgtatttaaaaatgttaaacaagCATTTAAAAAAAAGTTGAACAATTATTTGTAAAATGttgatcaagcatttgaaaaatgttaaatgtgtatagaaaaaatgtggACCGTGTGTTAAAAAATATTAATATTGCATttagaaaaatgttaatcaagcatttgaaaaatgtttaaaaTATGTATAAAAATGTTGACATGTATTTAGAAAATGTTGAAATTTGTattggaaaaatgttaaaattATGTTAGAATTTTTTGGTTGACATATACAAAAAATGTagaaacaaaaaacaaaagaaacaaAGATAGCCAAAAAATGAAAAACGAACAAGAAAAAAGTAGACCAAAAGAAAAaataaagtgaaaaataaaaccAAAGAAACACATGAAAAAAGATTGATAAAATGGCGAAGAAAATAAAAAACCAAGAAATAAAGCTAAGAAAAAGAACGCAATGAAGGAAATCATTGAAAACTTTTCAATTGGGACGCAATGAAGTAACATGAAACTAGCGATGGCTTACTGGCTAGAAGCGCAATGAAATAACAAGGAGATTGAGGGATCGAATCCCACACCCTCCCTTTCTTCCTTTGATCTATTTCGCATAACACGAGATATAGCGCTTGCGCCTTGGTTCAGCTAATGCAACTTTTTTGTTTTTGAATTGAGGAGGTCTAAACGAGTACATCTAGACGGGAAAATAAGAACGTATTTTATAAAAATTAAAAGAAGTTCAAGCTTTCAGTTTTGAAAATATAAAATATGTTTATGACATGTGCAAAAATCGCAAAGCTAACGAATTCCTCTTTTACAACAATTTACATGAAAAGCTCCTACACAATTTCTAATTGTAAAAAACATCGCAAAGCTAATGAATGAGTTGTGTTATAAAAGAGGAATTGAGGAGGTCTAAACGAGTACATCTAGACGGGAAAATAAGAACGTATTTTATAAAAATTAAAAGAAGTTCAAGCTTTCAGTTTTGAAAATATAAAATATGTTTATGACATGTGCAAAAATCGCAAAGCTAACGAATTCCTCTTTTACAAAAATTTACATGAAAAGCTCCTACACAATCTCTAATTGTAAAAAACATCGCAAAGCTAATGAATGAGTTGTGTTATAAAATCATTAGTTAGAATGAGTTACATTCCATCTAAGCCATCCCAAAGCTTCAATTGAATTTCATATTTCCTCATCAAGTAGAAGTGGTTCAGAGATTAAACTTTCTTAAccactcatatacttgttgcctCTTGTCTATATACATATTCAACAAGTTATTAGCTATGCACACTGTCAGAAATTTCGAAACAATGGTCCATATAGATTTGTAAATATATTCCGCTTGTAACTCCAGGTTTTTTATCTTATTATTCTTCTAGTATTTCAACAATATTATCAAATAAGAAAGTATATATATTTCTGAATGCCAAGATACACAAATGAAAGGCACAGAATCATCTCGAAATTGTAGAATGAGATATACTCCAAAGGCAACCTCGAGAAACAAAAAATACTAGTAGGTGGAGTACCTTTGACTGGGTTTTCTCGACGAGTGCGGTAGCGTCCAAGTCGTCCAGCACGTCCTCAACGTCGTAGGCGACGTCCTTGAACTTGGCCAACCACCGCCCAACGGCTTTTCCTTCTGTGTCTCCTCGGCGCATCTTCTCATCGGCATCAAGCAGCACGGCCTGGAGGTCCTCCATCTTCTCCCTCAGGCCGTCAACATCATCCTTGAACCCCCACAGCAGAGCGATCTCGTCTTTCACGAGCTCGCCCAGCTTGCTAGCAACTTGATTCCCCACCGCACTCGCAATCATCCCCGCGACCTCCACCATGGCGTCGCAGCAGCAACGAGCTCTCGCACGAGAAGGATGTGTTTGCGACAGCTAGTGAAGCTGAGAGGTAGAGAGCGCCTTATGACTCCCTGCGTATATGAAGAATCAAGTTATGCTAATGATAGTATTATCTTTCCTTTGTTTTAGACTAGCTCGAGTCTCCTTCATTTGTGGCAACATAATGTCAACTCTTTGGGAACCAACCAGCAGCTAGCCGGCACCACCGCTTCAGCCTTCCATAGGTGACAGATCTAGATGTGACACCAGTACGCCACAACAAGTACAGTAGTAAGCAACTACTCCAACTTGCCGATGATGATCGTTTTTATCACACTGGCAGCACCTATCTGACAAGCTCTCGAATCCAACTCAATTTCTTCATGTGCTTTTATTATCTTTGTAATCAAAAGGTTAATTTATTAAGAAAGAAAAAAACACTTACTCGTTGCTAGCTATTACCTTTAGATGGCATGGCTAGGAAGACGAAAGAGCCGAACGGCTAATTCTGCCTATGGCATGCCAGGCATACACTCTGTGGACGGTCAGTCATGTGCAGCCAAATTTCTTGTCAGTTTTCACACATGCAAGCCATGAGTTGCCAATCTGTCATCACGCATAGTCATGTGAGGCCCATGTTCCTCTCGTTAGTTGAATCTGATCTATTCACTGGAGTGAAAGCTACATAACGTCAACTCTTCGAACAAGCCCTGTCAGAAGAACTATTAATTTGAACAAGCAGCTGCTCACCTCACCTTCCTTCCATCGGTTCCCAATTTGTCCACCCCGCCAATCGATGGATGCATCATCATTTTCTATTACGTTTCCAGGATTAAATGGATATGAGTAATCACGCGACTCGTTCTGCTAGCTAAAGAAATTAGTCCCAGCTGTAGAGTACATTATTGGCCAATTGTGGAGCAAATTAT
The Aegilops tauschii subsp. strangulata cultivar AL8/78 chromosome 3, Aet v6.0, whole genome shotgun sequence genome window above contains:
- the LOC109741700 gene encoding uncharacterized protein, with protein sequence MVEVAGMIASAVGNQVASKLGELVKDEIALLWGFKDDVDGLREKMEDLQAVLLDADEKMRRGDTEGKAVGRWLAKFKDVAYDVEDVLDDLDATALVEKTQSKVKLFCCGSDQLLQRSTIAHSMKTVRKKIHKIEMEGQKLNLVPHVTRAEGSRNKETFAASSNEGMKTGMVGRDIEKDKIISLLLTSEANEDISIIPIIGLAGLGKSTLAESVLADKSINVFDVQVWVHVSDQFDLHKIGSAIMKSINGSINLDNCTLQFLHDNLKKELATTRYLIVLDDLWEEDGDKLEELKRMLQYGYKGSRIVVTTRNQSVVKALSTGFLAKEGKFCTVPESDQISLGVLLPDDCWELMKQRALGPSDDQSGLQEIGRQIAMKCGGIPLVANALGQVMFKLRTLKAWEDIRDTKVDLGLRENKTLECLMLSYNYMKIEFKMCFTYLAAFPKGFVVEKYRLIQQWSALGYIQTEDDGERCINYLLGMSFLHISRSSLVSPGPAHARTSHKLTMHDLVHDLASIIASNEFLVLDANSTEPRGWNRARYCRHARLVNYQDQPKVLGDLPTMARSLHFSYSAKLELPQMAFAQSKYIRVLDFSGHSIGRQSTSSNLDLSGSSVEGQSTSSSVMMPSSIHKSKLLRYLDATSLPITSLPKSFHTLKYMQTLILSKCSLETLPDNISSLNKLCHLDLSGNLSLNKLPGSLGKLSKLSFLNLLGCSMLQELPESIYELICLRHLDMSECHAIKKLPDKFGTLLKLIFLNLSGCSKITKLPDNLTLQSLEHMNLSNCHELESLPNSFGNLQKLVFLSLSDCYKVSLLPESFCKLIHLKFLDLSDCHDLMELPEYFGNLFELDSLNLTSCCKLQVLPDSFCKLLKLRHLNLSYCVRLEILPSWLGGLMLQFLDISGTNILDLPDSIRDMTTLTQFVAMLTYPNVFDKAQDIKKHLNLPERIVHKVHQIKNRGCSSIVELAQLTCHELEVAELQNVSNSEDAERAKLRDKSDLQLLDLSWEGQGEEGKSVLERLIPPRTLEHLFLSGYMSTDFPNWMSHVSTYLPLLIDLSLYNLGTCDNLPPFGQLPNLRNLFMENIPNIRKIGKEFYGGGGCTKLRYIKLRSMDNLAEWWTTHSGKNNEEFLIPNLHSLEVTHCPKLKFLPYPPRSMFWRLNNSTMVLPEGGFGKLLSSALPFELVTLNCNFSPVKWDRLRHLPTLKTIEVISCNGLTSLRKLLLSSLKDLMTLPEWLGNLTSLEHFYIKDCPLVTSLPESMKNLTSLRELWLGDCKDLDILPGCLGQLISLEKLTIKDCPNLTSLPESMENLTSLRELWIKECNGLDVLPEGLGQLTSLQEFNIVNCPNLTCLPESIQNLTALKELYIWGCPNLAEKLRGENAQKISHIPIVKVNGGTKLFPLFLVTCDSFAHGSAIFVITIEFIGA